The proteins below are encoded in one region of Buteo buteo chromosome 22, bButBut1.hap1.1, whole genome shotgun sequence:
- the LOC142043142 gene encoding sestrin-3-like isoform X1 — protein MIVCPQSVEHPRGSRCQRLPGQVVKMSSSDPERPHFLFVKVLASRGRLEAVTQQMGYHPQYLDSFLKMQHYLMHMDGPLPFDCRHYIAIMAAARHQCRYLVNLHVLQFLRAGGDPQWLRGLDFIPPKLRNLNEINKILAHRPWLITKEHIEKLLKISEWSWSLAELVHAVVLLAHCHALASFVFGCGCEQDDGLGGRGLLKPLSPGNQCFCEVTTGNSCSQELLRINRKRSLDSCMELDSLRERMQRIHVETEGREETRLLQQDREEGLSSFADTDGEVTGATNLACYMQDPDFGYQDFARRDDDQTQVFRVQDYSWEDHGFSLVNRLYSDIGHLLDEKFRMVDGLQSSAMAKRQGCEPSVFKRGIWNYIHCMFGIRYDDYDYAEVNQLLERMLKVYIKTVTCYPEKTNSEMFDRFWKQFKHSEKVHVNLLILEARMQAELLYALQAITQYMIS, from the exons ATGATCGTGTGTCCCCAGAGCGTGGAGCACCCCCGAGGAAGCCGGTGCCAGCGGCTGCCGGGGCAG GTAGTGAAGATGTCCAGCAGCGACCCTGAGCGCCCCCACTTCCTCTTTGTGAAGGTGCTGGCCAGCCGGGGGCGGCTGGAGGCGGTGACCCAGCAGATGGGCTACCACCCGCAGTACCTCGACAGCTTCCTCAAGATGCAGCACTACCTGATGCACATGGACGGCCCGCTGCCCTTCGACTGCCGGCACTACATTGCCATCATG gcagctgcccggcACCAGTGCCGGTACCTGGTCAATCTGCACGTGCTGCAGTTCCTGCGGGCAGGGGGTGATCCCCAGTGGCTGCGTGGGCTCGACTTCATCCCCCCCAAACTCCGCAACCTTAATGAGATCAACAAGATCCTGGCACACCGACCATGGCTCATCACCAAGGAGCACATTGAG aagctgctgaaaaTCAGCGAGTGGAGCTGGTCGCTGGCAGAGCTGGTGCATGCCGTTGTCCTCCTGGCGCACTGCCACGCACTTGCCAGCTTTGTCTTTGGCTGTGGCTGCGAGCAGGATGACGGGCTGGGGGGCCGAGGCTTACTGAAGCCCTTGTCACCTGGAAACCAGTGCTTCTGCGAAGTCACCACTGGCAACAGCTGCAGTCAGGAGCTGCTGCGCATCAACCGCAAGCGG TCTCTGGACTCCTGCATGGAGCTGGATTCCCTCCGGGAACGCATGCAGCGGATCCACGTGGAgaccgagggcagggaggagacaaGACTGCTGCAGCAGGACCGAGAGGAAG GGCTTTCCTCTTTTGCAGATACTGATGGGGAAGTCACCGGTGCCACCAATCTTGCATGCTACATGCAGGACCCTGACTTTGGATACCAGGACTTTGCCCGGCGTGACGACGATCAGACGCAGGTATTCAGAGTCCAG GATTATTCCTGGGAAGACCATGGCTTCTCGTTGGTCAACCGGCTCTACTCTGACATCGGGCATCTCCTGGATGAGAAGTTTCGGATGGTTGATGGTCTGCAAAGCAGTGCCATGGCCAAGCGGCAGGGCTGTGAACCCTCTGTCTTCAAGCGGGGCATCTGGAACTACATCCACTGCATGTTTGGCATTAG GTACGATGACTACGACTATGCAGAAGTGAATCAGCTCCTGGAGCGAATGCTCAAAGTTTACATTAAAACTGTAACCTGCTACCCAGAGAAGACAAACTCAGAAATGTTTGACAGGTTCTGGAAGCAGTTCAAGCACAGTGAAAAG GTCCATGTGAACCTGCTCATCCTGGAAGCCCgaatgcaggcagagctgctgtacGCATTGCAAGCCATCACCCAGTACATGATCTCCTAA
- the IL2RG gene encoding cytokine receptor common subunit gamma, which translates to MCAGVVRMRPTAHPAMVVPCAFLVPVLLLLCRLGPCLTAAHSPPGVECVVFNEEYMTCMWGSRETLMANYSLYYWYENRSPVVECKHYLQDRGISVGCHFNQSEIIQFEPFHVLVNASLGGKTLEIPSKRMELQDLVKPEAPVNLTIRNMSNNQLQLTWTSLYPRPQCLEHAIKYKSNKDTSWTEHQVKGDVFSFPSVDYEKYYTFYVRSKINSYCGTTQLWSEWSVPVVWGSNSTSKGTAEEPLHWFWIHTVLIPIVSCLLLLVLVVLLVRMERVWVILMPRIPNPSKNFDDLFITHKGNFQEWAGVPKDVMESFKPNYSENICYVSELPPKDSYEPLWEGSNHPPSLMPGALAAPREHSPYKNSYVGV; encoded by the exons ATGTGCGCAGGGGTTGTTCGCATGCGCCCCACGGCTCACCCAGCCATGGTGGTGCCCTGCGCCTTCCTCGTacccgtcctcctcctcctctgcaggctGGGCCCCTGCCTTactgctgcccacagccccccag GAGTGGAGTGTGTCGTCTTCAATGAGGAGTACATGACCTGCATGTGGGGGAGCAGAGAGACACTCATGGCCAACTACTCCCTCTACTACTG GTATGAGAACAGGTCCCCTGTGGTGGAGTGCAAGCACTACCTGCAGGACCGCGGCATCAGTGTCGGCTGCCACTTCAACCAGAGCGAGATCATCCAGTTCGAGCCTTTCCATGTCCTTGTCAATGCCAGCCTTGGTGGCAAGACACTGGAGATCCCCAGCAAGCGCATGGAGCTGCAGGACCTGG TGAAACCGGAGGCACCTGTCAACCTAACCATCCGCAACATGAGCAACAACCAGCTGCAGCTGACCTGGACCTCCCTGTACCCCAGAccccagtgcctggagcacgCCATCAAGTACAAGAGCAACAAGGACACCAGCTGGACG GAGCACCAGGTGAAAGGAGatgtcttctccttccccagtgTAGACTATGAGAAGTACTACACCTTCTATGTGCGCAGCAAGATCAACAGCTACTGCGGCACCACCCAGCTCTGGAGTGAGTGGAGTGTGCCTGTGGTCTGGGGCAGCAACTCCACCAGTAAGG GCACGGCAGAGGAGCCGCTGCACTGGTTCTGGATCCACACGGTCTTGATCCCCATTGTCTCTTGCCTGCTCTTGCTGGTCCTTGTCGTCCTGCTGGTGCGCATGGAAAG GGTGTGGGTCATCCTCATGCCCCGAATCCCCAACCCCAGCAAGAACTTTGACGACCTCTTCATCACCCACAAGGGCAACTTCCAG GAATGGGCCGGAGTCCCCAAAGATGTCATGGAGAGCTTCAAGCCCAACTACAGCGAGAACATCTGCTATGTGAGCGAGCTACCCCCCAAGGACAGCTACGAGCCCCTGTGGGAGGGCAGCAACCACCCGCCATCGCTGATGCCTGGGGCCCTGGCTGCCCCCCGTGAGCACAGCCCCTACAAGAACAGCTACGTGGGAGTGTGA
- the LOC142043142 gene encoding sestrin-3-like isoform X4, whose translation MIVCPQSVEHPRGSRCQRLPGQVVKMSSSDPERPHFLFVKVLASRGRLEAVTQQMGYHPQYLDSFLKMQHYLMHMDGPLPFDCRHYIAIMAAARHQCRYLVNLHVLQFLRAGGDPQWLRGLDFIPPKLRNLNEINKILAHRPWLITKEHIEKLLKISEWSWSLAELVHAVVLLAHCHALASFVFGCGCEQDDGLGGRGLLKPLSPGNQCFCEVTTGNSCSQELLRINRKRSLDSCMELDSLRERMQRIHVETEGREETRLLQQDREEDTDGEVTGATNLACYMQDPDFGYQDFARRDDDQTQDYSWEDHGFSLVNRLYSDIGHLLDEKFRMVDGLQSSAMAKRQGCEPSVFKRGIWNYIHCMFGIRYDDYDYAEVNQLLERMLKVYIKTVTCYPEKTNSEMFDRFWKQFKHSEKVHVNLLILEARMQAELLYALQAITQYMIS comes from the exons ATGATCGTGTGTCCCCAGAGCGTGGAGCACCCCCGAGGAAGCCGGTGCCAGCGGCTGCCGGGGCAG GTAGTGAAGATGTCCAGCAGCGACCCTGAGCGCCCCCACTTCCTCTTTGTGAAGGTGCTGGCCAGCCGGGGGCGGCTGGAGGCGGTGACCCAGCAGATGGGCTACCACCCGCAGTACCTCGACAGCTTCCTCAAGATGCAGCACTACCTGATGCACATGGACGGCCCGCTGCCCTTCGACTGCCGGCACTACATTGCCATCATG gcagctgcccggcACCAGTGCCGGTACCTGGTCAATCTGCACGTGCTGCAGTTCCTGCGGGCAGGGGGTGATCCCCAGTGGCTGCGTGGGCTCGACTTCATCCCCCCCAAACTCCGCAACCTTAATGAGATCAACAAGATCCTGGCACACCGACCATGGCTCATCACCAAGGAGCACATTGAG aagctgctgaaaaTCAGCGAGTGGAGCTGGTCGCTGGCAGAGCTGGTGCATGCCGTTGTCCTCCTGGCGCACTGCCACGCACTTGCCAGCTTTGTCTTTGGCTGTGGCTGCGAGCAGGATGACGGGCTGGGGGGCCGAGGCTTACTGAAGCCCTTGTCACCTGGAAACCAGTGCTTCTGCGAAGTCACCACTGGCAACAGCTGCAGTCAGGAGCTGCTGCGCATCAACCGCAAGCGG TCTCTGGACTCCTGCATGGAGCTGGATTCCCTCCGGGAACGCATGCAGCGGATCCACGTGGAgaccgagggcagggaggagacaaGACTGCTGCAGCAGGACCGAGAGGAAG ATACTGATGGGGAAGTCACCGGTGCCACCAATCTTGCATGCTACATGCAGGACCCTGACTTTGGATACCAGGACTTTGCCCGGCGTGACGACGATCAGACGCAG GATTATTCCTGGGAAGACCATGGCTTCTCGTTGGTCAACCGGCTCTACTCTGACATCGGGCATCTCCTGGATGAGAAGTTTCGGATGGTTGATGGTCTGCAAAGCAGTGCCATGGCCAAGCGGCAGGGCTGTGAACCCTCTGTCTTCAAGCGGGGCATCTGGAACTACATCCACTGCATGTTTGGCATTAG GTACGATGACTACGACTATGCAGAAGTGAATCAGCTCCTGGAGCGAATGCTCAAAGTTTACATTAAAACTGTAACCTGCTACCCAGAGAAGACAAACTCAGAAATGTTTGACAGGTTCTGGAAGCAGTTCAAGCACAGTGAAAAG GTCCATGTGAACCTGCTCATCCTGGAAGCCCgaatgcaggcagagctgctgtacGCATTGCAAGCCATCACCCAGTACATGATCTCCTAA
- the LOC142043142 gene encoding sestrin-3-like isoform X3 yields MIVCPQSVEHPRGSRCQRLPGQVVKMSSSDPERPHFLFVKVLASRGRLEAVTQQMGYHPQYLDSFLKMQHYLMHMDGPLPFDCRHYIAIMAAARHQCRYLVNLHVLQFLRAGGDPQWLRGLDFIPPKLRNLNEINKILAHRPWLITKEHIEKLLKISEWSWSLAELVHAVVLLAHCHALASFVFGCGCEQDDGLGGRGLLKPLSPGNQCFCEVTTGNSCSQELLRINRKRSLDSCMELDSLRERMQRIHVETEGREETRLLQQDREEDTDGEVTGATNLACYMQDPDFGYQDFARRDDDQTQVFRVQDYSWEDHGFSLVNRLYSDIGHLLDEKFRMVDGLQSSAMAKRQGCEPSVFKRGIWNYIHCMFGIRYDDYDYAEVNQLLERMLKVYIKTVTCYPEKTNSEMFDRFWKQFKHSEKVHVNLLILEARMQAELLYALQAITQYMIS; encoded by the exons ATGATCGTGTGTCCCCAGAGCGTGGAGCACCCCCGAGGAAGCCGGTGCCAGCGGCTGCCGGGGCAG GTAGTGAAGATGTCCAGCAGCGACCCTGAGCGCCCCCACTTCCTCTTTGTGAAGGTGCTGGCCAGCCGGGGGCGGCTGGAGGCGGTGACCCAGCAGATGGGCTACCACCCGCAGTACCTCGACAGCTTCCTCAAGATGCAGCACTACCTGATGCACATGGACGGCCCGCTGCCCTTCGACTGCCGGCACTACATTGCCATCATG gcagctgcccggcACCAGTGCCGGTACCTGGTCAATCTGCACGTGCTGCAGTTCCTGCGGGCAGGGGGTGATCCCCAGTGGCTGCGTGGGCTCGACTTCATCCCCCCCAAACTCCGCAACCTTAATGAGATCAACAAGATCCTGGCACACCGACCATGGCTCATCACCAAGGAGCACATTGAG aagctgctgaaaaTCAGCGAGTGGAGCTGGTCGCTGGCAGAGCTGGTGCATGCCGTTGTCCTCCTGGCGCACTGCCACGCACTTGCCAGCTTTGTCTTTGGCTGTGGCTGCGAGCAGGATGACGGGCTGGGGGGCCGAGGCTTACTGAAGCCCTTGTCACCTGGAAACCAGTGCTTCTGCGAAGTCACCACTGGCAACAGCTGCAGTCAGGAGCTGCTGCGCATCAACCGCAAGCGG TCTCTGGACTCCTGCATGGAGCTGGATTCCCTCCGGGAACGCATGCAGCGGATCCACGTGGAgaccgagggcagggaggagacaaGACTGCTGCAGCAGGACCGAGAGGAAG ATACTGATGGGGAAGTCACCGGTGCCACCAATCTTGCATGCTACATGCAGGACCCTGACTTTGGATACCAGGACTTTGCCCGGCGTGACGACGATCAGACGCAGGTATTCAGAGTCCAG GATTATTCCTGGGAAGACCATGGCTTCTCGTTGGTCAACCGGCTCTACTCTGACATCGGGCATCTCCTGGATGAGAAGTTTCGGATGGTTGATGGTCTGCAAAGCAGTGCCATGGCCAAGCGGCAGGGCTGTGAACCCTCTGTCTTCAAGCGGGGCATCTGGAACTACATCCACTGCATGTTTGGCATTAG GTACGATGACTACGACTATGCAGAAGTGAATCAGCTCCTGGAGCGAATGCTCAAAGTTTACATTAAAACTGTAACCTGCTACCCAGAGAAGACAAACTCAGAAATGTTTGACAGGTTCTGGAAGCAGTTCAAGCACAGTGAAAAG GTCCATGTGAACCTGCTCATCCTGGAAGCCCgaatgcaggcagagctgctgtacGCATTGCAAGCCATCACCCAGTACATGATCTCCTAA
- the LOC142043142 gene encoding sestrin-1-like isoform X2 — protein MIVCPQSVEHPRGSRCQRLPGQVVKMSSSDPERPHFLFVKVLASRGRLEAVTQQMGYHPQYLDSFLKMQHYLMHMDGPLPFDCRHYIAIMAAARHQCRYLVNLHVLQFLRAGGDPQWLRGLDFIPPKLRNLNEINKILAHRPWLITKEHIEKLLKISEWSWSLAELVHAVVLLAHCHALASFVFGCGCEQDDGLGGRGLLKPLSPGNQCFCEVTTGNSCSQELLRINRKRSLDSCMELDSLRERMQRIHVETEGREETRLLQQDREEGLSSFADTDGEVTGATNLACYMQDPDFGYQDFARRDDDQTQDYSWEDHGFSLVNRLYSDIGHLLDEKFRMVDGLQSSAMAKRQGCEPSVFKRGIWNYIHCMFGIRYDDYDYAEVNQLLERMLKVYIKTVTCYPEKTNSEMFDRFWKQFKHSEKVHVNLLILEARMQAELLYALQAITQYMIS, from the exons ATGATCGTGTGTCCCCAGAGCGTGGAGCACCCCCGAGGAAGCCGGTGCCAGCGGCTGCCGGGGCAG GTAGTGAAGATGTCCAGCAGCGACCCTGAGCGCCCCCACTTCCTCTTTGTGAAGGTGCTGGCCAGCCGGGGGCGGCTGGAGGCGGTGACCCAGCAGATGGGCTACCACCCGCAGTACCTCGACAGCTTCCTCAAGATGCAGCACTACCTGATGCACATGGACGGCCCGCTGCCCTTCGACTGCCGGCACTACATTGCCATCATG gcagctgcccggcACCAGTGCCGGTACCTGGTCAATCTGCACGTGCTGCAGTTCCTGCGGGCAGGGGGTGATCCCCAGTGGCTGCGTGGGCTCGACTTCATCCCCCCCAAACTCCGCAACCTTAATGAGATCAACAAGATCCTGGCACACCGACCATGGCTCATCACCAAGGAGCACATTGAG aagctgctgaaaaTCAGCGAGTGGAGCTGGTCGCTGGCAGAGCTGGTGCATGCCGTTGTCCTCCTGGCGCACTGCCACGCACTTGCCAGCTTTGTCTTTGGCTGTGGCTGCGAGCAGGATGACGGGCTGGGGGGCCGAGGCTTACTGAAGCCCTTGTCACCTGGAAACCAGTGCTTCTGCGAAGTCACCACTGGCAACAGCTGCAGTCAGGAGCTGCTGCGCATCAACCGCAAGCGG TCTCTGGACTCCTGCATGGAGCTGGATTCCCTCCGGGAACGCATGCAGCGGATCCACGTGGAgaccgagggcagggaggagacaaGACTGCTGCAGCAGGACCGAGAGGAAG GGCTTTCCTCTTTTGCAGATACTGATGGGGAAGTCACCGGTGCCACCAATCTTGCATGCTACATGCAGGACCCTGACTTTGGATACCAGGACTTTGCCCGGCGTGACGACGATCAGACGCAG GATTATTCCTGGGAAGACCATGGCTTCTCGTTGGTCAACCGGCTCTACTCTGACATCGGGCATCTCCTGGATGAGAAGTTTCGGATGGTTGATGGTCTGCAAAGCAGTGCCATGGCCAAGCGGCAGGGCTGTGAACCCTCTGTCTTCAAGCGGGGCATCTGGAACTACATCCACTGCATGTTTGGCATTAG GTACGATGACTACGACTATGCAGAAGTGAATCAGCTCCTGGAGCGAATGCTCAAAGTTTACATTAAAACTGTAACCTGCTACCCAGAGAAGACAAACTCAGAAATGTTTGACAGGTTCTGGAAGCAGTTCAAGCACAGTGAAAAG GTCCATGTGAACCTGCTCATCCTGGAAGCCCgaatgcaggcagagctgctgtacGCATTGCAAGCCATCACCCAGTACATGATCTCCTAA